TCACGCTATCTGCAAGAATTCGAGCAACCGACTCCGAAtttcctaaaattttgtgggccttTCAAAAATGATCTAATGAATAATAATCATCGCTTCGCTATATCCGTTGCTCTttatttggcgttttagggccataaaacgtgaattcaggacgattcccagatttttgtgtgctatagtcacGTCATCTACATGAATTCAGGCGCTCgtccccgaatctcctaaaattttacgtgcctttaaaaatgacctaatgaacaataatcatcgctttgccatgaccgttcctcattttttggtattttaggaccataaaaaaGGAATTTAggacgattcccagatttttgtgtgctacagtcCATGTCATATGCATGAATTCGAGCGACCggcccgaatctcctaaaattttgcgggtaCATAAAAAACGGACTAAAGAAAAAGATTCATCGTTTTGCCgtaatcgttcctcattatttgacattttacggccataataCAGGAATTTAGGACGGttttcagattttcgtgtgctacagtccacgccatctgcatgaatttggGAGACCGGCCccaaatctcctaaaattttgcgggcccatCTAAAACGACCTAATGAAAAGTGTCATCACTTCGCTCTGATCGTtctttattttttggcattttaggaccataaaataggaattcaagacgattcccagattttcgtgtgctatagtccacgtcaTCTGCATGAATTTAGACGACCAGTcctgaatctcctaaaattttgcggggccATCAAAAACGatataatgaacaatagtcatcgcttctccatgatcgttcctcattttttacattttagaGCCATAAACACATGAATTGAAGACGATTCTCatttttttcgtgtgctatactcTACGCCATTTGCATGGATTCGGGCGATCGACCCTAATCTCCAAAAATATTGCGGGCGCATAAAAAAcgatctaatgaacaatagttTTCGCTTCACATGGCTGTTATTCGTCTTGTAGCATTTTTGGACAATAAAACTGTAATTCACGataattcctagattttcgtgtgctatagtccatgccatctacatgaattcgggcgaccggccTCGAATCTCATTAAATTCCGTgggcccataaaaatgacctaatgaacaatagtcattgtttcgccatgaccgttcctcgtgttttagcgttttagagccataaaacaggaatttaggacgattcccagatttttgtgtgctatagtccatgccatctgcatgaattcgggcgccCGGCCCCAAATCTCATTAAATTTTGCgggcccataaaaatgacctaatgaacaatagtcattgtttcgccatgaccgttcctcattttttggcgttttagagcCTTAAAACAGGAATTCGGGACGATTCCTAAACTTTCATATGCTACAGTCCAcgtcatctgcatgaattcggtcGACTgaccccgaatctcctaaaatttgcGGACCTATAATAATTATCGCTTCGttatgatcgttccttattttttgatattttaggaccataaaacagaCATTTAGGACGAATCCCAAGATACATACAGTAGCTAAAAAAGGTCTCTTTTCCAATTGCTTTTGTATATTTCCTTGTAGGAGAAGGAAATCAAAAGTAAACCCGAAAAGAAACAAAGTAATAAGATGAATCAAAGTAACGGATCCTTTTCCAACCAAGGAAGGGACAATCCACTCAAAAGTTTTGTTCAGATTTGGCGAAAAGAGCAGCTCAAATGGCACAAATATTTCGGCGTAGTTCCGCAtttatattgttttaaaataggTTAATATATAATCATCATAATTTAATTGATGCGGCTTAAATAGAATGACATGAACAAGTAATTATTCATATAACTTATCTCCACTTACTTAGATAATTGTTTATTATCTTTATTATATTCGATTGGCGAAGCCCGACATGTTAGGATGGAATAAATATAGTTCTCAAATATAAAACTAAGATTAGAAAGCTAAAAGAAACCCCAAACACCCACCAAAGTTCAAATTAATTTTAGttcaaaatttcatcaaaattTTCTTGAGTAGGATATTCATTAAACTCATCCGAATTAAAATTGTCCGCTATTGTCCAATTTAAGTCGGTTCTTAACCTTGTCCAATATTTTCAGAATTCATGATGCTGTCTGGAGAATAAGCTTCATAAACATCCTCTTGACCGTTATTATCAAAAGTACTACACCATCCATTTCAGTTTATGCAATCATATTCTcttggaaataatttaacttaaagtTCTCCTTTTACTCTTAAATCTTAATAAAGAGTTTTTATTGCTACACAACTATTATTGCATGTTTATGGACTACTAATTTCAAAGATCTTACAGGAATATACACAAATGTTATAATTCATGTTTCAGACTATaagttttaaaagttttctttcttCCTTATATTTCGTACTCATACAAATGAATTCACTCAAATTGAAACGAATAGTATAAGGGACTCCTTTTGGCATTCAGAATAAACTAGTTCGTTTGAGGTAGATAAACCTCCCGTTGCAACATAAATTATGAGAGTAAGATCCTTTTTTTTAATTCCCCTCCCCTTTGACTCCTCTTTAATCCACCTTTGTTGGAGCTACAATTCCTTTGCTGACTCGAGCCCACGACCTTGGGGTTGTAGGTGGAGGATGCGGACCATCTAAGCAACCCTCAGAGTGGGATCTTCAATATATCCTAACATAAACAGGATAAAAGAAATTGCAAAGGCCTTTAATAATTACATTAATAGTTAATAGAGAGAGTAGCAAGGGTCATGAAAGTTAGAGATTGCGTGGGATTAGTCAAGATTTAAAGATATCTTGACTTAGGTGTTCCACCCACATGTATAGCACCAAAAGTTCCCTATAATGATATAGCTAGCGGAaatgaggaaaaaaaaaaaagtactccctccgtttcactTCAGCACCATTTTCTTATTAGTTCGTTCTAAaagaatattatatttttatattttttttaaggaaaattttttatagtcacacaaatattaCGATACGTATAtaatcacaaatttcaaaagtgttatagtcacacaaatgttTCGGCATGACTAAGACACAAACTTTAGGAGAAGGGCCAGACCATAAAGGTTTATTGTACACAGCTTTACCCcgcatttttgcaagaggctgtttccatggCTTGAACTCGTGACCTCTTATCACATGACAACAATTTTACCAGTTATGCCAAGAGTCCCCTTCAAACTTCAAAGATATacatttcttttttaaattttgtgcTAGATCAAACTATGTGAGCAAAGTGGAACGTGGGAGTAACTTCATAATGCAACAATATGAAAAAAGAGGACGAAATTGAAAATATTAACAAAATTACTCTCACGTTGGATATATTTTTATGCGAGTTAGCAAGGATTCTGAAATAAGTGGAATGCAGACTCAGCAGGAGTAGCAGCATCCTGGAAAAGGCAAGCAGGAAGATATGAAAATCAGTCAACTTGGCCAAATTGCAGATATTTGTTTTGTccgaaaagaatgaaaaagaacaGAAGAACACGAAAAGTACTAATAACCTCCCAATCAAATGTTCAAATAGTGCTAAGTGACACAGCCTGAATTGGCTAACTTCTGCCACAGGTTCTAGAGCCATGGTTCTTGTCTGATATCTTGTACGTAGTGCTCtacttattttgaaaaagaatataACTTAGATACACTTATACACAGTATAAAGTATGTTAACACTATAATACAGTAACGAAACTGAAATTTCTCCAAGAGTattcaaaattaaaagaagtgaaaaaaatatCTCGGACAAAGGAtgtttaattatgtattatatAACTCTAAAAACTAATATTTTACCTATgtatacaatataattttttgatgaaggatggtcaattgaccacccttatGAGAATGTAGCTTCGGCCCTGCTATCAGTGGCAAAGGTACATAGCCCTGAGGGTGGTCAACTCATGACCACCCTTCGTTGAAAAtttacactgtatatataggtaaaatattagattttaatgTTATGTAACATATACTGGTCACCCTTTATCGGAGATTTTTTTTacttaatttaaatttaaacaccCTAGATGAAatttctggcttcgccactgTCTGCTATAATAACGTGATTTTAGGGTACCAAATTAGGATTATCATGAACAATTACTCTACCGTAAATCATCTTAACTTGATAGTATTGTTAGTTTATAAAAGTTAAGgtcatttaaaaagaaaaaaatgcttAATGCATACATGCACATACAAGGCAAGGGGTTCCTCTTTTTTCTCCATTTAGTAAAAGAAAAATCCCTGCACAAAGTAAAAGTGGAACTACTATATACTTATTGGCTCTAGCCTATACACAATGGGAACCTTAGGTCCCAATAATTATCTGATAGTTCACTATGTAATTCTATGGAGATCTAGGTAGGCGGAAGGAGTTCAGTAAATGTAGTAAATGTACGTATATTAGATGTTAAATTCCTTTAACTTCTTCGCatgtttactttttttatttattaaattcatttGATGAAAATCCTGCTTCCATCACTGTATGGAATAACTTccgaaaataaaagataatactGTTCATGCAGGAGAGACATGTAATTGTGATCAGATGAAAGAAGAGATACATTATTCAGGCAAAATGATTGAATATTTACATGTGTAAAGTCTGAAATCACAACAAAGAAACTAGGCATATACCACACTAAAACTTGCTTTACGTTACTTCAAGATTCCAAACAAAATCCAATATTGACATTTTCTTTTCAACCTCACTTGATCAACAATGGAGCTGCAAAATACAACTACCAATGTTAGTTCAACATCCTCCAACAGACAATCAATCGACGGTTCTGACCAAACCACAATCAATCAGTCTATTGTTCTGGTTCTATAGAACCAAGCTGCCATAAAATGAACCAAAAGCCGCGAGGGCTTCATCATTTGAATCGTTCCATCAGGCGATTACTACATCTCCTGTGCTCGTTAATTTCTGCAATGGGGACATACTATACTTCTCTTCACACattgattttttgttgttgttgttgttgttgttattgttgagcaACTCGTCGTCTGTGAGATGGACGGTGGTGATGTCGTGGATGCTAGCTCGCTTCTTGTCTTTCCCTCCTGAAAGTTGCCTTAGGTAGTATTTCTGAGCATGACTAGCCACTTGTGTTGGAGTTTTAGAGATCACAAAATTCCTAGAAATGTTTCTCCAGTCACCTTTGCCATACTTCTCGAGCCCCATAAGAAATCGCCTATAATGCAATTAGAACATTACTATTGTCTATTAACATTAAAAAAACAATCAAATTTAGAGCAAACGAGAGGGGAAATTGAACGTTGCATGCTAATCACTACGAATTAGGTTCATGGAACAAATATTAACTTACATTTCGTGTTTTTTTGATCGATTTCATTGCATCAAGTCGAATGATCATAAAGAAGGCCCAAAGCTATGTTGCTAGAAACTTAAAAAAGTGCTCCCGCACCCATGTCTAGTGACGGAGCCAAAGATTTCATTAAGGGgatttaatatttataaaaataggaTATATCAAGCTTCTAATTTAAGTTAGGGGATCTAACCCTTGTATTTATCATGCATTTTATTAGTTTTAACTTGTAATATACATGTGTAATAGGTAAATCCTTTGAGCAAAGGATATCGGATGAACCCCTTGTTTCTACGTGGCTCTGTCACTGCCCacgtcggatcctccaaaaatgcattATTTTTGGATGATCTAACACGCACACCCGACATCATTTTGGAAGGAACCAAACAACATAACTCCAAACGGGGGCATATGCACCTTATACCATGCGGTATCACGGGACACCGCTTGGTCGAAATTTTTTACTAGATATTTATAAGAAATATTAAAATATTGGGGATACGTATATAAAATAACACCGCTTCTCGTTATAACGATTTATCATTTGCCCATTTATTCAAATTGTGACGCTGCTTATATAAAATCCTGTGTACGCCAAACACACTAAGAAGATAATTGTAAAGGGAATGCACCTGTGCTCTTCCTCTGTCCATGGTacacctttctttctttcttgatcACAAGACTTGCCTCTCTTTCTAAACGTATGAATCTCGCGATGATCGACGAATTCTAACGTAAAAGCAGAATCGAAATTCCTCGGAGTTGGGACCAATCCAGCTTCTATATCACTAACATCTGCAACTAATTCTTTGTACTGCATCATCACATCAAGTGCTGATTTCCCAGGGATCATAGCTGCTACCATAGACCATCTATTCGGAGTTTTTTCGTCGTATATTGCAAGTGCACTTTCAAACTTCTTGTTCTCTTCCTTAGTCCATTCTGTACTTTTGCTATGTTGCAGTATCCAATTTGAATTTGGGATAAAAGCAGTAGGAAATAAAGTTTCCATATCACAACTTAGAGTCACAAGCCAATGCAAGAATCCTCAATTTTCTTGGACTTAAAAGAGTACGTATAATATCCTGTCAATTTATGATACACAAAAGATATTAAATTCAGAATCATTACTTGGAACAAGTATACCTCTTTCCTCAATTAGATAATATGAAGAAACAACCAACTTTTTAGAATCTTGAAAAATTAGCAAAAAAACAACTAACTTTACAACTTAATCATAAACCCCTTTTCAAATTAAgcacaattagcacaaatcagACAAGGATTCCAAATATTGGCCAAACtagtaagaaaatatttaagaaatgAAGAGTAAAAGCTAGTAGCAGGGGAAACAAACTGAACAATAGGAAATAATGCAATGAAATGAAGACCATATACACAACAGTATGATCCTAACATACCAAACTTAAAATTACCtcacacaaaacaaaaaaaagttcTATCCGTTTAATTTCCTTTATTTCTAGTACAAAAgcaagaaaaaatagaaaataactgACATATGAGTTGGAGAAAGAAGTTAATGAGTAATAAACCAAGTAGGAGTGGCAGTTGAAATTGTATATAGGTCTAAGGAAGAGGAGGAGAGTGGAGCAAAATATGATTATATAATAAGGAGACATCGATTAGGGGATACTGTGTTGTCGATTACTGATTggataaattttttttataatacaTGTTACATGTTTCTAAACTATTATTCTATTTGTTGGTTTTAAGGTTTAGTGTACTGCTACTAAAGTTGTGGTTTACCAATCAAAATCACTTTTATGTCAGCGAAAAGCACTACAGAAATAAAGCTCTCATTTTCTTCGTATGTTTATATTTGTTGcttctatttttttaatatcTTGTTGTTATTATGTGAAAATAGCATGAATTAGTCCGTTTTCGGACTAA
The sequence above is drawn from the Nicotiana tabacum cultivar K326 chromosome 13, ASM71507v2, whole genome shotgun sequence genome and encodes:
- the LOC107819664 gene encoding transcription factor DIVARICATA-like; its protein translation is METLFPTAFIPNSNWILQHSKSTEWTKEENKKFESALAIYDEKTPNRWSMVAAMIPGKSALDVMMQYKELVADVSDIEAGLVPTPRNFDSAFTLEFVDHREIHTFRKRGKSCDQERKKGVPWTEEEHRRFLMGLEKYGKGDWRNISRNFVISKTPTQVASHAQKYYLRQLSGGKDKKRASIHDITTVHLTDDELLNNNNNNNNNKKSMCEEKYSMSPLQKLTSTGDVVIA